A stretch of Candidatus Dormiibacterota bacterium DNA encodes these proteins:
- a CDS encoding SpoIIE family protein phosphatase, which yields MKLRTQLILAFLLLAVVPLGAITLYSYQTSARALRRTVEAESSRMAGEINNRMGVVTANLSRRIDMLESLPFPETRGGSKAEVEEPDAMLVGRLVAALGETANFIDSFEFTPSPGPPEPPDGGHATGSHAPLPSRPGTPADRQSIVVPLPRIVGELAKDPKLQPVIKMAASFLTAEEAGKIKKELDDNLGQGGQDILKIVKDRIRTEVEARRAAAEKERPPEPRAALALKQEFGCPLIRNGQTVGHLKAKVSADRLLREILSQTKREQGEIPFALDGSGNLFTPNQADLPTLRGLEEAAASGQANAVGKGGVREEPAASRSDGKFRIGVSPDENWVVVTREDPVTGLVFGIARPVGAALGEIRSASARNLGAGLGLAALALFGIVPISRRMTHNLSDLTRAAGELAAGRLDTQVPVRSRDELGQLAQAFNRMARDLQANQERLVEQERLRKELELCRRIQNELLPKKPMLYPFAELQGLSIPAHELGGDFFNYFDLPGGEVALLMGDVSGKGVPAALLMANLQATIKARIPLETDLATFARQLDRDVETSTPPEVYLTLFLGVLDPARRALRYVNAGHESPFVLRRDGRLERLDPTGRPIGLMSGGAYAEKTISLEPGDRLFLYTDGLVDAEDDAGGVFGPARLETLLSEAGSRGPADLLARVERAYQDHRGKKDAADDATLLVLRVGDWTATRSEMRSETVVPPPIVRDASPFATL from the coding sequence ATGAAACTCCGCACCCAGCTGATCCTGGCGTTCCTGCTCCTGGCCGTGGTGCCGCTGGGGGCCATCACGCTGTACTCCTACCAAACCTCCGCGCGCGCGTTGCGGCGGACGGTCGAAGCGGAATCGTCCCGCATGGCGGGCGAGATCAACAACCGCATGGGCGTCGTCACGGCCAACCTGAGCCGGCGGATCGACATGCTCGAATCGCTCCCCTTCCCCGAGACGCGCGGCGGGTCGAAGGCGGAGGTCGAGGAGCCCGACGCGATGCTCGTCGGCCGGCTGGTGGCGGCGCTCGGCGAGACGGCGAACTTCATCGACTCCTTCGAGTTCACCCCGAGCCCAGGCCCCCCGGAGCCGCCGGACGGCGGGCACGCGACCGGCTCTCATGCGCCCCTCCCCTCACGACCGGGGACGCCCGCGGACCGGCAGTCGATCGTCGTCCCCCTGCCGCGCATCGTCGGCGAGCTCGCGAAGGACCCGAAGCTGCAGCCGGTGATCAAGATGGCCGCGTCGTTTCTGACGGCCGAGGAGGCCGGGAAGATCAAGAAGGAGCTGGACGACAACCTGGGCCAGGGTGGCCAGGATATCTTGAAGATCGTGAAGGACAGGATAAGGACCGAGGTCGAGGCGCGGCGGGCCGCGGCGGAGAAGGAGAGGCCGCCGGAACCCCGGGCGGCCCTGGCTCTCAAGCAGGAGTTCGGCTGTCCGCTGATACGCAACGGCCAGACGGTCGGGCACCTGAAGGCAAAGGTGAGCGCCGACCGCCTCCTGCGCGAGATTCTGTCGCAGACCAAGCGCGAGCAGGGGGAGATCCCGTTCGCCCTCGACGGCTCCGGAAACCTGTTCACCCCGAACCAGGCGGATTTGCCGACGCTGCGCGGCCTCGAGGAGGCGGCGGCCTCGGGGCAGGCGAACGCCGTCGGGAAGGGAGGGGTGCGCGAGGAGCCGGCCGCGAGCCGGAGTGACGGGAAGTTCCGCATCGGCGTCTCGCCGGATGAGAACTGGGTGGTGGTGACGCGCGAGGACCCGGTGACCGGCCTGGTGTTCGGTATCGCCCGCCCGGTCGGCGCGGCGCTCGGCGAGATACGCAGCGCCTCGGCCCGCAACCTGGGGGCCGGCCTGGGCCTGGCGGCGCTGGCGCTCTTCGGCATCGTGCCGATCTCGCGCCGCATGACGCACAACCTCTCCGACCTGACGCGCGCCGCCGGCGAGCTGGCGGCGGGACGTCTCGACACGCAGGTGCCGGTCCGCTCGCGCGACGAGCTGGGGCAGCTCGCCCAGGCGTTCAACAGGATGGCGCGCGACCTGCAAGCGAACCAGGAGCGCCTGGTGGAGCAGGAGCGGCTGCGCAAGGAGCTGGAGCTCTGCCGCAGGATCCAGAACGAGCTGCTCCCGAAGAAGCCGATGCTCTACCCGTTCGCGGAGCTGCAGGGTCTGTCGATCCCGGCCCACGAGCTGGGGGGGGACTTCTTCAACTACTTCGATCTTCCGGGCGGGGAAGTGGCGCTGCTCATGGGGGACGTGTCCGGCAAGGGGGTGCCGGCGGCGCTCCTGATGGCGAACCTGCAGGCGACGATCAAGGCGCGCATCCCGCTCGAGACCGATCTCGCGACGTTCGCCCGGCAGCTCGACCGCGACGTGGAGACGTCAACTCCGCCCGAGGTCTATCTCACCCTGTTCCTGGGGGTCCTCGATCCGGCGCGGCGCGCGCTCAGGTACGTCAACGCCGGCCACGAGAGCCCGTTCGTGCTGCGGCGGGACGGCCGGCTCGAGCGGCTCGACCCGACCGGACGCCCGATCGGCCTGATGTCGGGGGGCGCCTACGCCGAGAAGACCATCTCCCTCGAGCCGGGCGACCGGCTGTTCCTTTACACCGACGGTCTGGTCGATGCGGAGGATGATGCCGGCGGCGTGTTCGGCCCGGCGCGTCTCGAGACGCTGCTGTCGGAGGCCGGCTCCAGGGGGCCTGCCGATCTCCTGGCGCGGGTCGAGCGCGCCTACCAGGATCACCGGGGCAAGAAGGACGCCGCCGACGACGCGACGCTCCTGGTCCTGAGGGTGGGGGACTGGACGGCGACGCGGTCCGAAATGCGCTCCGAGACGGTCGTGCCGCCGCCGATCGTGCGCGACGCCTCTCCCTTCGCCACCCTCTAG
- a CDS encoding aminotransferase class V-fold PLP-dependent enzyme encodes MRDPRKPRWPLEPVSGDLRRLIDACAAYVVAHIDSLPEQPSFDVDGAAELASTFDEPAPDQGRPIEAILARLGPAVLKSFTTAGPGYLAFIPGGGIPSAAIADFVATSVNRFVGVAAAAPALARIEAQTISWLAGLMGYPPASGGILTSGGSLSNLVALVTARAARLPEDFLGGTIYLSDETHLSVLKAARIAGFPDRNVRRIPVDGRFRLRPDRLEAAIEEDRAAGRRPFFVVANVGTTNTGAIDPLPEILDIARHHGLWTHADAAYGGFFRLVPEGAARMRGIERCDSITLDPHKGLFLPYGTGCLLVRDPETLRRAHRMEAGYLQDVSADPGAPNFTDLSPELSRDFRGLRLWLPIMLHGVQAFRDQIQEKLDLAILAHDALKDDPLFEMLDEPQLSIVAFRARPPAGDPDLFGAEVLRRVNSRRRVFLSSSTIGGRYVLRICVLSFRTHADRVRDAVTALREEARRLAGA; translated from the coding sequence ATGCGCGACCCCAGGAAGCCAAGGTGGCCCCTCGAGCCGGTGTCGGGCGATCTGCGCCGTCTCATCGACGCCTGCGCCGCCTACGTGGTCGCGCACATCGACTCGCTGCCGGAGCAGCCGTCGTTCGACGTCGATGGCGCGGCCGAGCTCGCCTCGACCTTCGACGAGCCGGCCCCCGACCAGGGTCGCCCCATCGAGGCGATCCTCGCGAGGCTCGGGCCGGCCGTCCTGAAGTCGTTCACGACCGCCGGCCCTGGATACCTGGCGTTCATCCCGGGGGGCGGCATCCCGTCGGCGGCGATCGCGGACTTCGTCGCCACGTCCGTGAACCGCTTCGTGGGGGTCGCGGCGGCGGCCCCCGCCCTGGCGCGCATCGAGGCGCAGACGATCTCCTGGCTCGCAGGGCTCATGGGATACCCGCCGGCGTCCGGAGGGATCCTGACGTCCGGCGGCTCCCTGTCCAACCTCGTGGCCCTGGTGACGGCGCGCGCGGCGAGGCTGCCGGAGGACTTCCTCGGCGGGACGATCTACCTGTCGGACGAGACGCACCTGTCGGTCCTCAAGGCGGCCCGCATCGCCGGCTTTCCCGATCGGAACGTCCGGCGCATCCCGGTGGACGGGCGTTTCCGGCTGCGGCCGGACCGTCTGGAGGCCGCCATCGAGGAGGACCGCGCCGCGGGACGCCGGCCGTTCTTCGTCGTCGCCAACGTCGGGACGACCAACACCGGCGCCATCGATCCGCTGCCGGAGATTCTCGACATCGCGCGCCATCACGGCTTGTGGACGCACGCCGACGCGGCGTACGGCGGCTTCTTCCGCCTAGTCCCCGAGGGGGCGGCGCGCATGAGAGGGATCGAGCGCTGCGACTCGATCACCCTCGACCCTCACAAGGGGCTGTTCCTGCCGTACGGGACCGGCTGCCTCCTGGTGCGCGACCCGGAGACGCTGCGGCGGGCGCACCGGATGGAGGCCGGCTACCTGCAGGACGTGAGCGCGGACCCGGGGGCGCCCAACTTCACCGACCTCTCCCCCGAGCTGTCGCGCGACTTCCGCGGACTGCGCCTGTGGCTGCCGATCATGCTGCACGGCGTGCAGGCGTTCCGCGATCAGATCCAGGAGAAGCTGGACCTGGCGATCCTGGCCCACGACGCGCTGAAGGACGATCCGCTGTTCGAGATGCTGGACGAGCCCCAGCTCTCGATCGTCGCCTTCAGGGCCCGCCCGCCCGCCGGCGACCCGGACCTCTTCGGCGCCGAGGTCCTGCGCCGGGTCAACTCCCGGCGCCGCGTGTTCCTGTCGAGCAGCACCATCGGCGGGCGCTACGTCCTGCGCATCTGCGTCCTGAGCTTCCGCACCCACGCCGATCGCGTGCGCGACGCGGTCACCGCCCTGCGGGAGGAGGCCCGGCGGCTCGCGGGCGCCTGA
- a CDS encoding SET domain-containing protein-lysine N-methyltransferase: MSRPKRGNRLFEVRPSPIQGLGGFAARLIPRGTRVVEYTGERITHAEADARYDDAGMRRHHTFLFTVDRDTVIDAAAGGGPARYLNHACEPNCAPVIEAGRVFITALRDIPAGVELTYDYAYAREGGSDEDHPERYACRCGAARCRGTLLSQRLRRPRAAGPPPAGR; this comes from the coding sequence ATGTCCCGGCCGAAGCGCGGCAACCGTCTCTTCGAGGTCCGCCCCTCGCCGATCCAGGGGCTGGGGGGATTCGCGGCACGCCTCATACCGCGCGGCACGCGCGTCGTCGAGTACACGGGGGAGAGGATCACGCACGCCGAGGCCGACGCGCGCTACGACGACGCCGGTATGCGGCGTCATCACACCTTCCTGTTCACCGTCGACCGGGACACCGTCATCGACGCGGCGGCCGGCGGCGGCCCCGCCCGCTACCTCAACCACGCGTGCGAGCCGAACTGCGCCCCGGTCATCGAGGCCGGCCGCGTGTTCATCACGGCGCTCCGGGACATCCCGGCCGGTGTGGAGCTGACCTACGACTACGCGTACGCGCGCGAAGGGGGCTCGGACGAGGATCACCCCGAACGCTACGCCTGCCGCTGCGGCGCCGCGCGCTGCCGCGGCACGCTCCTGTCACAGCGACTCAGGCGCCCGCGAGCCGCCGGGCCTCCTCCCGCAGGGCGGTGA